The following proteins are co-located in the Spinactinospora alkalitolerans genome:
- a CDS encoding DUF2277 domain-containing protein — protein MCRNIRRLHNFAPPATDTEVRDAALQYVRKISGSTRPSAANQAAFDRAVDAVAAATSELLDSLVTAAPPRSREEEAARARARAQRRFAAPAGE, from the coding sequence ATGTGCCGCAACATCCGCCGCCTGCACAACTTCGCGCCGCCGGCCACCGACACCGAGGTCCGCGACGCGGCGTTGCAGTACGTCCGCAAGATCAGCGGGTCGACCAGGCCCTCGGCCGCCAACCAGGCGGCGTTCGACCGGGCGGTCGACGCCGTCGCGGCCGCGACGTCGGAGCTGCTCGACTCGCTGGTGACCGCGGCCCCGCCGCGGTCCCGCGAAGAAGAGGCCGCCCGCGCCAGGGCGCGGGCGCAACGGAGGTTCGCGGCGCCCGCCGGGGAGTGA
- a CDS encoding SDR family NAD(P)-dependent oxidoreductase encodes MRTPGRLAGKVALVTGAGSGLGRASALRFAEEGAAVACVDLDRAAADRVAEEIEGLGHPATALSADVSRAEDAERMTAGALARFGRIDVVFANAGVSGAGSAADTTEEDWDRIIGVNLKGVWLTSKYALPHMVERGRGVIINQASMGGLVGIAGIFPYTAAKGGVIAMTKQMAVEYGPANIRVNAICPGTIFTPLVARSRQERGADARSDAEANAAAALRFPLRRLGEVEDVAALALFLAGDEANWITGGVYTVDGGRAAM; translated from the coding sequence ATGCGGACGCCGGGGCGGTTGGCGGGCAAGGTGGCGCTGGTGACCGGCGCCGGATCAGGGCTTGGCCGGGCCAGCGCCCTCCGGTTCGCCGAGGAGGGGGCCGCGGTCGCCTGCGTCGACCTCGACCGGGCGGCGGCCGACCGGGTGGCCGAGGAGATCGAGGGCCTCGGCCACCCGGCGACGGCGCTGTCCGCCGACGTGTCCCGCGCCGAGGACGCCGAGCGGATGACGGCCGGCGCGCTCGCGCGGTTCGGCCGGATCGACGTCGTCTTCGCCAACGCCGGCGTCTCCGGAGCGGGCAGCGCCGCCGACACCACCGAGGAGGACTGGGACCGGATCATCGGCGTGAACCTCAAAGGCGTGTGGCTGACGTCGAAGTACGCGCTGCCGCACATGGTCGAACGGGGCCGGGGCGTCATCATCAATCAGGCGAGCATGGGCGGCCTGGTCGGCATCGCCGGCATCTTCCCCTACACCGCGGCCAAGGGCGGCGTCATCGCGATGACCAAGCAGATGGCGGTGGAGTACGGCCCCGCCAACATCCGGGTCAACGCGATCTGCCCCGGAACGATCTTCACGCCGCTGGTGGCCAGGTCCCGGCAGGAGCGCGGAGCGGACGCGCGCAGCGACGCCGAGGCCAACGCCGCCGCGGCGCTGCGGTTCCCCCTGCGAAGGCTCGGCGAGGTGGAGGACGTCGCGGCGCTGGCGCTCTTCCTGGCCGGCGACGAGGCGAACTGGATCACCGGCGGCGTCTACACGGTGGACGGCGGCCGCGCCGCGATGTAG
- a CDS encoding nuclear transport factor 2 family protein → MTGTSAANAGAGAEPGLEALLLRVRRLEEAEAARNHLHRYAETLDAPTPEAVAALFTEDGALHTRLGDFVGREAIAGFYRDRLAADPSDKRHFVVSPRTTWLEPGLVEIASYFLFTGRGEDRSIIGWGTYLDRLRVEGGGALLEDKTITLHVGTDLHTGWPL, encoded by the coding sequence ATGACCGGGACGAGTGCGGCGAACGCCGGGGCGGGCGCCGAGCCCGGACTCGAGGCGCTGCTGCTGCGGGTCCGGCGGCTGGAGGAGGCGGAGGCGGCGCGCAACCACCTCCACCGCTACGCCGAGACCCTCGACGCGCCGACCCCCGAAGCCGTGGCGGCCCTGTTCACCGAGGACGGCGCACTCCACACCAGGCTGGGCGACTTCGTCGGGCGCGAGGCGATCGCCGGGTTCTACCGCGACCGGCTGGCCGCCGACCCATCGGACAAGCGGCACTTCGTCGTCAGCCCCAGGACCACCTGGCTGGAGCCGGGCCTGGTCGAGATCGCGTCCTACTTCCTCTTCACCGGCCGCGGCGAGGACCGCTCGATCATCGGCTGGGGCACCTACCTCGACCGCCTGCGCGTCGAAGGCGGCGGCGCCCTGCTGGAGGACAAGACCATCACCCTGCACGTCGGCACCGACCTGCACACCGGCTGGCCGCTCTGA
- a CDS encoding sugar phosphate isomerase/epimerase family protein, protein MARPITLFTGQWADLPFEEVCRLASSWGYDGLEIACWGDHFDVRRAVGDDGYVRAKLDTLAEHGLKVWAISNHLTGQAVCDDPIDHRHRDMLPAHIWGDGDPEGVRGRAAEEMKLTARAAARLGVSTVVGFTGSAVWKYVAMFPPVSEAVIEAGYTDFADRWNPILDVFDEVGVRFAHEVHPSEIAYDYWSTVHALEAVGHREAFGLNWDPSHMVWQDVDPAGFLFDFRDRIYHVDCKDTRRRTGNGRNGRLGSHLPWGDPRRGWDFVSTGHGDVPWEDCFRTLNRIGYEGPISVEWEDAGMDRLVGAAEAVQFVRAHAFDPPETSFDSAFGSE, encoded by the coding sequence ATGGCCCGCCCGATCACCCTGTTCACCGGCCAATGGGCCGACCTGCCGTTCGAGGAGGTCTGCCGACTGGCGTCCTCGTGGGGCTACGACGGACTGGAGATCGCCTGCTGGGGCGATCACTTCGACGTCCGGCGGGCCGTCGGCGACGACGGCTACGTCCGGGCCAAACTGGACACCCTCGCCGAGCACGGCCTCAAGGTGTGGGCGATCTCCAACCACCTCACCGGCCAGGCCGTCTGCGACGACCCCATCGACCATCGGCACCGCGACATGCTGCCCGCCCACATCTGGGGCGACGGCGACCCCGAGGGGGTGCGCGGCCGGGCGGCCGAGGAGATGAAGCTGACGGCGCGGGCCGCGGCCCGGCTCGGCGTCTCGACGGTGGTGGGCTTCACCGGATCGGCCGTCTGGAAGTACGTCGCCATGTTCCCGCCGGTCTCGGAGGCGGTGATCGAGGCGGGCTACACCGACTTCGCCGACCGGTGGAACCCGATCCTGGACGTCTTCGACGAGGTCGGCGTGCGATTCGCGCACGAGGTGCACCCCTCGGAGATCGCCTACGACTACTGGAGCACCGTCCACGCGCTGGAGGCGGTGGGGCACCGCGAGGCGTTCGGGCTGAACTGGGACCCCAGCCACATGGTGTGGCAGGACGTGGACCCCGCAGGGTTCCTGTTCGACTTCCGCGACCGGATCTACCACGTGGACTGCAAGGACACCCGCCGCCGCACCGGCAACGGCCGCAACGGCCGGCTCGGGTCGCACCTCCCGTGGGGCGACCCCCGCCGGGGGTGGGACTTCGTCTCGACCGGCCACGGCGACGTGCCCTGGGAGGACTGCTTCCGCACGTTGAACCGGATCGGCTACGAGGGGCCGATCTCGGTCGAATGGGAGGACGCGGGCATGGACCGCCTGGTGGGCGCCGCCGAGGCCGTGCAGTTCGTCCGCGCCCACGCCTTCGATCCCCCGGAGACGTCCTTCGACTCCGCCTTCGGCTCGGAGTGA
- a CDS encoding SDR family oxidoreductase: protein MRVWGAVQYVNEEGGPEVESDFVTRTALVTGGASGIGAAMARQFVAAGGRCVIGDVQDERGRALARELGPGCRYEHLDVTDEDDMRAAIDRTVDAFGALDCFFGNAGIVGALGPIERTPAPAWDRTVSVLLRSAFLGVKHAVPVMRSQGSGAIVCTASVASLRGGLGPHAYTAAKHGVWGLVRSVAAEIGAYGLRINCVAPGGTVSALSASLVSGDGDDLDAAYRRLAAASSSGRPTTADDVASAALFLAGPGAARINGACLAVDGGDDLVAHKARGYFEADGSER, encoded by the coding sequence ATGAGAGTATGGGGTGCGGTTCAGTACGTCAACGAGGAGGGCGGGCCGGAAGTGGAATCGGATTTCGTCACCAGGACGGCCCTGGTGACCGGGGGCGCCAGCGGCATCGGCGCGGCCATGGCGCGCCAGTTCGTCGCAGCGGGCGGAAGGTGCGTGATCGGCGACGTCCAGGACGAGCGCGGCCGGGCCCTCGCGCGCGAACTCGGACCCGGCTGCCGCTACGAGCACCTCGACGTCACCGACGAGGACGACATGCGGGCCGCGATCGACCGCACCGTCGACGCGTTCGGCGCGCTGGACTGCTTCTTCGGCAACGCGGGGATCGTGGGCGCCCTGGGACCGATCGAGCGGACGCCCGCCCCGGCCTGGGACCGCACCGTTTCGGTCCTGCTCCGCAGCGCGTTCCTGGGCGTCAAGCACGCGGTGCCCGTCATGCGGTCGCAGGGGAGCGGGGCGATCGTGTGCACCGCCAGCGTGGCGAGCCTGCGCGGCGGGCTCGGGCCGCACGCCTACACCGCGGCCAAGCACGGCGTCTGGGGATTGGTCCGGTCGGTCGCCGCCGAGATCGGGGCCTACGGGCTGCGCATCAACTGCGTGGCTCCCGGCGGAACGGTCAGCGCCCTGTCGGCGTCGCTGGTCTCGGGCGACGGCGACGACCTCGACGCCGCGTACCGGCGCCTGGCCGCGGCCTCGTCGAGCGGCCGGCCGACCACGGCCGACGACGTCGCCTCGGCGGCCCTGTTCCTGGCCGGTCCCGGCGCCGCGCGGATCAACGGCGCCTGCCTCGCGGTCGACGGGGGCGACGACCTCGTGGCCCACAAGGCGCGCGGGTACTTCGAGGCCGACGGGTCCGAGCGCTGA
- a CDS encoding TetR/AcrR family transcriptional regulator — MNATPRKDRSGRPRDPGVDRRITAAAMQVFGRVGWAGFGIEAVAREAGVGKASVYLRWNSKEDLLTEAVASRFAPIAEIDNGDVHADLLELADLLLDLFTGADGLAARRMAVESHATPGIAQRWQKVRESQVRAARAIVKRAVARGELDPRTPVTLLLDALSGAVINHAIATPPHLRARVEQDRRRYAGELVAFLLASLRQMPREVPGE; from the coding sequence ATGAACGCAACGCCCCGGAAGGACCGCAGCGGGCGTCCGCGGGACCCCGGCGTCGACCGGCGGATCACCGCGGCCGCCATGCAGGTGTTCGGGCGGGTCGGCTGGGCCGGGTTCGGCATCGAGGCCGTCGCCCGCGAGGCCGGGGTCGGCAAGGCCTCGGTCTACCTGCGCTGGAACAGCAAGGAGGACCTGCTGACCGAGGCCGTGGCGAGCCGCTTCGCCCCGATCGCCGAGATCGACAACGGCGACGTGCACGCGGACCTGCTGGAGCTGGCCGATCTCCTGCTGGACCTGTTCACCGGCGCCGACGGCCTGGCCGCGCGGCGCATGGCGGTCGAATCGCACGCGACCCCCGGCATCGCGCAGCGCTGGCAGAAGGTGCGCGAGTCCCAGGTCCGCGCGGCCAGGGCGATCGTGAAGCGCGCCGTCGCAAGGGGTGAGCTGGATCCGCGCACCCCGGTGACGCTGCTGCTCGACGCCCTGAGCGGCGCGGTGATCAACCACGCGATCGCCACGCCGCCGCACCTGCGCGCACGGGTCGAGCAGGACCGGCGCCGCTACGCCGGGGAGCTGGTCGCCTTCCTGCTCGCCTCCCTGCGGCAGATGCCCCGGGAGGTGCCCGGCGAATAG
- a CDS encoding NAD(P)/FAD-dependent oxidoreductase, with protein sequence MSADTIVIVGGGLSGLRTAEKLRRLGHEGPVTLVGAESRLPYDRPPLSKTLLTQEAEPAEAALLRPAERYAELGIDVRTSARAVSLDAENRRVALDTGESIAFDRLVIATGVRARTIGAFGSLGGVHTLRTWEDCLALRAATRSAAHLTVVGAGVLGCEVAASARALGLDVALVESLGQPLARVLGAAVGESVASLHRDAGVRLHCAAGVTSAEGEERVERVVLTDGGAIDTDAVVVAVGSVPDTEWLEGSGIALDDGVLCDRTGRTSIEEVFAVGDVARMPHPHGNGTVRFEHWSGAGDTASLVAANLLADPADRRPLSEVPYFWSDQYGARIQCLGTPDPDDALTVVDGALEAGRFLALYSGDGLVTGAVAIGMPAALARCRTGVGARTPLAELVALAPWERARPLAGTRSTETGKA encoded by the coding sequence ATGAGCGCCGACACCATCGTCATCGTGGGCGGCGGCCTCAGCGGTCTGCGGACCGCCGAGAAGCTGCGCCGACTCGGACACGAGGGCCCCGTCACGCTCGTCGGCGCGGAGAGCCGCCTTCCCTACGACCGCCCGCCGCTGTCCAAGACCCTGCTGACCCAGGAGGCCGAACCCGCCGAGGCCGCGCTGCTGCGCCCCGCGGAGCGCTACGCCGAACTCGGCATCGACGTCCGCACGTCGGCCCGCGCCGTCTCGCTGGACGCCGAGAACCGCCGGGTCGCGCTGGACACGGGCGAGAGCATCGCGTTCGACCGGCTGGTGATCGCCACCGGGGTGCGGGCGCGCACGATCGGCGCCTTCGGTTCCCTCGGCGGCGTGCACACGCTGCGCACCTGGGAGGACTGCCTCGCCCTGCGGGCGGCGACGCGGTCGGCCGCCCACCTGACGGTCGTCGGCGCCGGTGTCCTGGGCTGCGAGGTCGCCGCGAGCGCCCGCGCCCTCGGGCTCGACGTCGCGCTCGTCGAGAGCCTGGGGCAGCCGCTGGCCCGCGTTCTCGGCGCTGCCGTCGGCGAGTCCGTCGCCTCCCTGCACCGCGACGCCGGGGTGAGGCTGCACTGCGCGGCCGGGGTCACCTCGGCGGAGGGAGAGGAGCGCGTCGAGCGGGTGGTCCTCACCGACGGCGGCGCGATCGACACCGACGCGGTCGTCGTGGCGGTCGGCTCGGTCCCCGACACCGAGTGGCTCGAAGGGTCGGGGATCGCGCTGGACGACGGCGTCCTGTGCGACCGGACCGGCCGGACCTCGATCGAGGAGGTCTTCGCCGTCGGCGACGTCGCCCGCATGCCGCACCCGCACGGCAACGGCACGGTCCGGTTCGAGCACTGGAGCGGCGCGGGCGACACCGCCTCGCTGGTGGCCGCGAACCTGCTCGCCGACCCGGCCGATCGGCGGCCGCTGAGCGAGGTGCCCTACTTCTGGAGCGACCAGTACGGCGCCAGGATCCAGTGCCTCGGGACGCCGGACCCCGACGACGCGCTCACCGTGGTCGACGGGGCGCTGGAGGCCGGACGGTTCCTCGCGCTGTACTCCGGCGACGGGCTCGTCACCGGCGCGGTCGCCATCGGGATGCCGGCCGCGCTGGCGCGCTGCCGCACGGGGGTCGGCGCGCGGACTCCGCTGGCCGAACTGGTCGCCCTGGCGCCGTGGGAGCGCGCGAGACCGCTGGCGGGGACACGATCCACCGAGACCGGAAAGGCGTGA
- a CDS encoding acyl-CoA dehydrogenase family protein encodes MSTGFSAEAEDFGRSVAGVLDDQWGDATAAPSGDLAKLWRTAAEQGWFELAEEGALDFLVTAVRELGRRACPLPLADAYAAGLLLDADRRAAVASGELRPVLALADDLAAREFDHLDAAPEATHVLVVHPDGGPVRLAPITGVEPAPGLAVPPWSRVSTAGAAPIGDADPATVEEALTVASLGLAVRALAAAERAHEMAVEHAKVRRQFGRAIGGFGAVQQRVAACHIEVGAGGALVREAVGHALAASPDRVLAGELAAHHVRETATSIMFGAQHTLGAVGFFEEHEAAWLFRRVHADVARLRAGARRGGGIAEALVEQGRSLPGFNVGPAAEALRAEVRALLAEHSETDEHGVRRHDADRLRAAMAERGLFGIGWPEEAGGRGAGVAEQAVLNEEMKYARGPVDRAMSAVMLLGHSILLHGTPEQKAEFLPLIRRGELDFCLGYSEPESGSDLASLRTRAVRDGDDWIVNGQKSWTTRAHTASHVWLAVRTDPDAAPRHAGITIFLVPIDTPGIGIQRHTALSGEVSCTVFYDDVRVPDTMRVGEVNGGWRVITDALAAERVVMGGIAATLLRQLDDLLAHLRADPARTLGPHGSWKRERLASLAARLQAARALVLAATRAMADGGASRLAAPMAGVLGGELAEDFGQGVLELLGPQAALGADAARAPSGGVFEQALRTAPMFVIGGGTNDVQRAIIARGLGLAREERAAG; translated from the coding sequence GTGTCGACTGGATTCAGCGCCGAGGCCGAGGACTTCGGCCGGTCCGTTGCCGGCGTCCTCGACGACCAATGGGGGGACGCGACGGCCGCGCCAAGCGGCGACCTCGCGAAACTGTGGCGGACAGCGGCCGAGCAGGGGTGGTTCGAACTCGCGGAGGAGGGGGCCCTGGACTTCCTGGTCACCGCCGTCAGGGAACTCGGCCGCAGAGCCTGCCCGCTCCCCCTCGCCGACGCCTACGCCGCCGGGCTGCTGCTCGACGCGGACCGGCGCGCCGCGGTCGCCTCCGGCGAGCTGCGGCCGGTGCTGGCGCTCGCCGACGATCTCGCGGCGCGGGAGTTCGACCACCTCGACGCGGCCCCGGAGGCGACGCACGTCCTGGTGGTCCACCCGGACGGCGGGCCGGTGCGCCTGGCGCCGATCACCGGCGTCGAGCCGGCCCCCGGGCTGGCGGTCCCGCCGTGGTCGCGCGTCAGCACCGCCGGGGCCGCGCCGATCGGCGACGCCGACCCCGCGACCGTCGAGGAGGCCCTGACGGTCGCGTCGCTGGGGCTGGCGGTGCGGGCGCTGGCCGCGGCCGAGCGCGCCCACGAGATGGCCGTCGAGCACGCCAAGGTGCGGCGGCAGTTCGGCAGGGCCATCGGCGGCTTCGGGGCGGTGCAGCAGCGCGTCGCCGCCTGCCACATCGAGGTCGGCGCGGGCGGCGCGCTCGTCCGCGAGGCGGTCGGCCACGCCCTGGCCGCGAGCCCCGACCGGGTCCTCGCGGGCGAACTCGCCGCGCACCACGTCCGCGAGACCGCGACCTCGATCATGTTCGGTGCCCAGCACACCCTGGGCGCGGTCGGCTTCTTCGAGGAGCACGAGGCGGCCTGGCTGTTCCGCCGGGTGCACGCCGACGTCGCCCGGCTGCGCGCCGGCGCGCGCCGCGGAGGCGGGATCGCCGAGGCGCTGGTGGAACAGGGGCGGTCGCTGCCGGGGTTCAACGTCGGCCCCGCTGCCGAGGCGCTGCGCGCCGAGGTCCGCGCCCTGCTCGCCGAGCACAGCGAGACCGATGAGCACGGAGTGCGGCGCCACGACGCGGATCGGCTGCGCGCGGCGATGGCCGAGCGCGGGCTGTTCGGCATCGGCTGGCCGGAGGAGGCCGGCGGCCGCGGGGCCGGCGTCGCCGAGCAGGCCGTCCTCAACGAGGAGATGAAGTACGCGCGCGGGCCGGTCGACCGTGCGATGAGCGCCGTGATGCTGCTCGGGCACTCGATCCTGCTGCACGGGACCCCGGAGCAGAAGGCGGAGTTCCTGCCCCTGATCAGGCGCGGCGAGCTGGACTTCTGCCTCGGCTACAGCGAGCCGGAGTCGGGCTCGGACCTCGCCTCCCTGCGCACGAGAGCGGTGCGCGACGGCGACGACTGGATCGTCAACGGCCAGAAGTCCTGGACCACGAGGGCCCACACGGCCAGCCACGTCTGGCTGGCCGTGCGCACGGATCCCGACGCCGCACCGCGCCACGCCGGCATCACGATCTTCCTGGTGCCGATCGACACCCCGGGCATCGGGATCCAGCGGCACACCGCGCTGTCCGGCGAGGTCTCCTGCACCGTCTTCTACGACGACGTGCGGGTGCCCGACACCATGCGCGTCGGCGAGGTCAACGGCGGATGGCGGGTGATCACCGACGCGCTGGCCGCCGAGCGCGTCGTCATGGGCGGGATCGCGGCCACGCTGCTGCGCCAGCTCGACGACCTGCTGGCGCACCTGCGCGCGGACCCGGCGCGCACGCTCGGCCCGCACGGTTCGTGGAAGCGGGAGCGGCTGGCCTCGCTGGCGGCCCGGCTCCAGGCCGCGCGCGCCCTCGTCCTCGCGGCGACGCGGGCCATGGCCGACGGCGGCGCGTCCCGGCTGGCCGCTCCGATGGCCGGGGTGCTCGGCGGCGAACTGGCCGAGGACTTCGGCCAGGGCGTGCTGGAACTGCTGGGCCCGCAGGCGGCCCTCGGCGCTGATGCGGCCCGGGCGCCGAGCGGCGGGGTGTTCGAGCAGGCGCTGCGCACCGCCCCGATGTTCGTCATCGGCGGGGGCACCAACGACGTCCAGCGCGCCATCATCGCCCGCGGCCTCGGCCTCGCCCGCGAGGAGCGCGCGGCGGGCTGA